A window of the Vicinamibacteria bacterium genome harbors these coding sequences:
- a CDS encoding Flp family type IVb pilin yields MKQQIIRFFREEDGPTAVEYALMLVMVALAIALALPNISQAVINIFTAMANALVVP; encoded by the coding sequence ATGAAGCAGCAGATCATTCGGTTCTTCAGGGAGGAAGACGGACCGACGGCAGTCGAGTATGCGCTCATGCTCGTTATGGTGGCTCTCGCCATTGCCCTTGCTCTCCCGAACATTTCGCAAGCGGTGATCAACATCTTTACCGCCATGGCTAACGCCCTGGTGGTTCCTTAA